A region of Liolophura sinensis isolate JHLJ2023 chromosome 8, CUHK_Ljap_v2, whole genome shotgun sequence DNA encodes the following proteins:
- the LOC135472265 gene encoding COP9 signalosome complex subunit 2, with the protein MSDEEFMVDDDEEYDLEYSEESNSEPDVDLENQYYNSKALKEDDPRAALESFQKVLELEGKDKGEWGFKALKQMIKINFKLGKYEEMMKRYKQLLLYIKSAVTRNYSEKSINSILDYISTSKQMELLQDFYETTLEALKEAKNERLWFKTNTKLGKLYFDRGDYGKLQKILKQLHISCQTDEGEDDLKKGTQLLEIYALEIQMYTAQKNNKKLKALYEQSLHIKSAIPHPLIMGVIRECGGKMHLREGEYEKAHTDFFEAFKNYDESGSPRRTTCLKYLVLANMLMKSGINPFDSQETKPYKNDNEILAMTNLVSSYQNNDINEFEKILKMNRRNIMEDPFIREHIEDLLRNIRTQVLIKLIKPYTRIHIPFISKELNIDVTEVENLLVSCILDNTINGRIDQVNQVLELDQEVSGVARYRALDIWTQQLQTLHLSVVNKTA; encoded by the exons ATGTCGGACGAAGAGTTTATGGTTGACGATGACGAAGAATATGATTTG gAGTATTCTGAAGAGAGTAATTCCGAACCAGATGTGGATCTGGAAAATCAGTATTATAATTCAAAAGCGCTGAAGGAGGATGACCCTCGTGCTGCTCTGGAGAGTTTTCAGAAG GTTTTAGAACTGGAAGGAAAAGACAAAGGAGAATGGGGATTTAAAGCCTTGAAACAGATGATCAAAATCAACTTTAAACTG GGTAAATATGAAGAGATGATGAAGCGATACAAACAACTGTTGTTGTACATCAAATCAGCTGTGACACGGAACTATTCTGAGAAGTCCATCAATTCCATCTTGGACTACATATCTACGTCAAAACAG ATGGAACTTCTGCAGGATTTTTATGAAACTACATTAGAAGCTCTAAAAGAAGCAAAAAATGAGAGGCTTTGGTTTAAAACAAATACCAAACTGGGAAAGCTGTACTTTGACAGAGGGGACTACGGCAAGCTacagaaaatattgaaacagCTACACATCTCTTGTCAG ACTGACGAAGGAGAGGATGATCTGAAAAAGGGAACTCAACTACTGGAGATATATGCCCTGGAAATCCAGATGTACACAGCacagaaaaacaacaagaaactCAAG GCCCTGTACGAGCAGTCTTTGCATATCAAGTCTGCCATTCCTCATCCTCTTATCATGGGTGTAATTAGAG AATGTGGCGGAAAGATGCATCTCAGAGAGGGAGAATATGAAAAAGCTCACACTGACTTCTTTGAGGCATTCAAGAATTATGATGAATCTGGAAGCCCAAG GAGGACCACTTGTCTGAAGTACCTGGTGCTGGCAAACATGCTCATGAAGTCAGGCATTAATCCATTTGATTCCCAAGAAACCAAGCCTTACAAAAATGACAATGAGATCTTGGCAATGACAAATCTTGTTAG TTCTTACCagaacaatgacatcaatgaattTGAAAAGATTCTTAAGATGAACCGACGGAATATCATGGAAGACCCATTCATCAGAGAACACATAGAAG ATTTACTTAGGAATATTCGAACACAAGTGCTAATCAAACTTATCAAGCCCTATACCAGGATACATATTCCATTCATTTCAAAG GAACTGAACATTGATGTGACTGAAGTGGAAAATCTGCTGGTGTCCTGTATATTAGACAA CACAATCAATGGCCGTATTGACCAGGTGAACCAGGTGTTGGAACTTGACCAGGAGGTGTCCGGAGTGGCCAGATACAGAGCGCTGGACATCTGGACGCAGCAACTTCAGACGCTTCATCTCTCTGTGGTCAACAAGACGGCCTGA
- the LOC135472277 gene encoding DET1- and DDB1-associated protein 1-like — translation MLAIVSALTLTHVCNPCTLSFQADFLKGLPSYNETNFTRFHQDSSCKTTVRRPGVYISTKDHPCEQVITTEKTNILLRYLHQQWDKRNANKRDSNKANLDTVEGNNSQKVPRLSQQGSSNS, via the exons ATGCTTGCAATTGTTTCTGCCCTCACACTCACTCATGTTTGTAATCCGTGTACATTATCTTTTCAGGCCGACTTTCTGAAAGGGTTGCCCTCTTACAACGAGACAAACTTTACAAGGTTTCACCAAGATTCGAGCTGTAAAACAACG GTACGGAGACCTGGTGTGTATATATCAACTAAGGATCATCCCTGTGAACAAG TTATTACAACAGAGAAGACCAATATTCTACTGAGGTATCTACATCAACAGTGGGATAAAAGG AATGCAAATAAGAGGGACTCAAATAAGGCAAATTTAGATACAGTTGAAGGAAACAACAGCCAAAAAGTACCTAGATTAAGTCAACAAGGGAGCAGCAATTCATGA